The Toxorhynchites rutilus septentrionalis strain SRP chromosome 3, ASM2978413v1, whole genome shotgun sequence genome includes a region encoding these proteins:
- the LOC129774162 gene encoding uncharacterized protein LOC129774162 gives MANELQRAQLLSRRDTMIAALGRAEAFLVGYDEQRDQSQIQLRLEYLDSMWASLEQVQGQLEDIETTEEALKGEAAQLVESIAISSANYSLAWDTLTGRYANEYLLKKRHLQALFDVPHVRKETAATLHSLVDDFERHTKILHQLGEPTDSWSTILEHLLCTRLHDDSLKAWEDYASTVEDPNYSCLIGFLQRRIRVLESISVNHHPTSSITNTQQQNHKRFNNHQRVSSYPFTASSNGKCPACGQQHPLLKCQKFHRLTVIERLKVVNTKRLCNNCLRADHIARDCSSNYNCKHCNRRHHSLLHTNPHEEDRRSNGVSSINNSTTPVVIRPTPAPRAKSAKQTAAATAEVVPRVESSTPVNQTKENVFLMTVIVNIVDAFGQMHPARALLDSASQPNLITERLAQLLRVKRDRVNVTIMGAGQLSKPVRESIFTQVKSRSSDFCCDVSFLVMNKVTANLPAQDVSRIGWRIPKEITLADPEFHRSQPIDLVLGAKHFHTFFPTAVRLQNDDRLPLLVESVFGWIVAGSAPCIRSDGDSDGDEELQSTVVSMVSLEQIIERFWMTESLSTNDTYSEEKKFCETFYQSTTTRDNEGRYVVRLPRKPNFNIMLNDSKASALNRYQLLERRLDRNPELKEEYDKFMREYLSLGHMKLVNAEDDQAPVSYYLPHHPVIKDTSTTTKVRVVFDGSSKTSSGFSLNEALCVGPVVQDDLLTLILRFRTFPVALAKMYRQVLVHPEDTPLQRILWRFSRQVPVQTYELLTVTYGIAPSSFLATRTLKQLAADEGTSYPLGRPALEKGFYVDDFIGGAHSVEEAIRLRTELSELLAKGGLELRKWTSNHLEVLHGLHDDQIGTQSSLQFGPNETVKTLGIVTLGPSARSCLQ, from the exons ATGGCCAACGAGCTTCAGAGAGCCCAGCTGCTCTCACGGAGGGATACGATGATTGCTGCCCTGGGTCGGGCAGAGGCATTCCTCGTTGGATATGACGAACAACGGGACCAGTCGCAAATACAGCTGCGTTTAGAGTACCTCGATTCGATGTGGGCGTCGCTAGAGCAGGTACAGGGTCAACTCGAGGACATCGAAACAACAGAAGAAG CTTTGAAAGGCGAAGCTGCTCAGTTAGTTGAGTCGATTGCCATTTCGTCGGCCAACTACAGTTTAGCGTGGGACACGCTGACAGGTCGGTATGCTAACGAGTATCTGCTTAAGAAGAGACATCTACAGGCGTTGTTCGACGTACCACATGTGAGGAAAGAAACAGCCGCTACGCTCCACAGCCTGGTCGACGATTTCGAACGACATACCAAAATCTTACACCAACTGGGGGAGCCAACTGACAGCTGGAGCACGATTCTGGAGCACCTGTTGTGCACGCGACTGCACGATGATTCTCTCAAGGCGTGGGAGGATTACGCGTCAACCGTCGAGGACCCGAACTACAGCTGCCTCATCGGCTTCCTTCAGCGAAGAATCCGAGTGTTGGAATCAATTTCGGTAAATCACCACCCGACGAGTTCTATCACCAACACGCAGCAACAAAACCATAAACGATTCAACAACCATCAGCGGGTCTCATCCTACCCATTCACTGCAAGTTCTAATGGGAAATGTCCAGCGTGTGGTCAGCAGCATCCGTTGCTGAAATGCCAGAAATTTCATCGACTGACTGTCATCGAACGCCTAAAGGTAGTCAACACAAAGCGACTCTGTAATAATTGCTTACGCGCAGATCACATTGCACGTGACTGCTCGTCAAATTACAATTGCAAGCATTGCAATCGCCGTCATCATTCGCTTTTGCACACCAACCCTCACGAAGAAGACCGAAGATCCAACGGAGTAAGTTCTATCAACAATTCCACGACGCCAGTAGTAATCCGACCCACACCCGCTCCACGAGCCAAGTCAGCTAAGCAAACAGctgcggcgactgccgaagtcGTCCCACGTGTCGAAAGCAGTACACCTGTCAACCAAACAAAGGAGAACGTTTTCTTGATGACGGTCATCGTTAATATTGTGGATGCCTTCGGACAAATGCACCCAGCTCGTGCCCTCCTAGACAGCGCGTCTCAGCCAAATTTAATTACCGAACGTCTAGCACAACTGCTGCGCGTGAAGCGCGATCGAGTCAACGTTACCATTATGGGCGCTGGTCAACTGTCGAAGCCCGTTCGTGAATCGATTTTCACCCAAGTGAAGTCTCGGTCCAGTGATTTCTGCTGTGACGTCAGTTTCCTCGTGATGAACAAGGTTACTGCTAATCTTCCCGCACAAGACGTGTCTAGAATAGGTTGGAGGATTCCAAAGGAAATCACGCTTGCCGATCCCGAGTTCCATCGAAGTCAACCGATAGATTTGGTGCTAGGTGCCAAGCACTTTCACACCTTCTTCCCCACTGCTGTTCGACTACAGAACGACGACCGATTACCGTTGCTGGTGGAGAGTGTATTCGGGTGGATTGTTGCTGGATCCGCTCCCTGTATTAGGTCTGATGGCGATTCAGATGGTGATGAAGAGCTACAATCGACGGTAGTTTCAATGGTTTCCCTCGAGCAGATCATCGAAAGGTTCTGGATGACTGAGAGTCTATCTACCAACGACACTTACTcggaagaaaaaaagttctgcGAAACGTTCTACCAGTCCACTACAACCCGTGACAATGAAGGACGCTACGTAGTACGTTTGCCCCGAAAACCCAATTTCAACATCATGCTGAATGACTCGAAAGCAAGCGCTCTCAATCGCTATCAACTACTTGAACGACGACTGGATAGGAACCCAGAACTGAAGGAAGAATACGACAAATTCATGCGGGAATATCTCTCCCTTGGCCACATGAAACTGGTCAACGCGGAAGACGATCAAGCTCCCGTGTCATATTACCTGCCTCACCATCCCGTGATTAAGGACACAAGCACGACCACCAAGGTCAGAGTCGTTTTCGACGGCTCTTCCAAGACTTCGTCCGGCTTCTCCCTCAACGAAGCTCTTTGCGTTGGACCTGTAGTGCAGGACGATCTGCTCACGCTTATTCTTCGCTTCCGTACTTTTCCTGTAGCGCTCGCCAAAATGTACAGACAAGTTCTTGTCCATCCTGAGGATACACCACTGCAAAGAATTCTCTGGCGGTTCTCGAGGCAGGTTCCAGTCCAGACCTACGAGTTGCTCACCGTTACTTACGGGATAGCTCCCTCTTCCTTCCTCGCAACTCGCACACTGAAACAGCTAGCGGCTGACGAAGGTACATCCTATCCTCTCGGACGGCCGGCTctcgaaaaaggtttttatgtaGACGACTTCATTGGAGGAGCACACTCGGTTGAGGAAGCTATTCGTTTGAGGACCGAATTATCCGAATTATTAGCGAAGGGAGGTCTAGAATTGCGGAAGTGGACTTCGAACCATCTCGAAGTGCTTCACGGTTTGCACGACGACCAGATCGGGACACAATCCTCTCTGCAGTTTGGTCCCAACGAAACTGTGAAAACGCTGGGAATTG TGACCCTTGGACCAAGCGCTCGATCTTGTCTACAATAG
- the LOC129774163 gene encoding uncharacterized protein LOC129774163 encodes MVWRPDSDDFTFEPSLKPEILKLIVDRTIPTKRQVLRTVMSLFDPLGLIAHFVAQGKILTQDIWRSGTDWDEQITEHLWEKWSRWSQLILELDAVMIPRCFFRGANSGALNSVQLHVFVDASEEAYACVAYLRIVDGGIIRCALVAAKSKVAPLKPPSIPRLELQAAMIGSRLADSICKHISLPISQRFLWLDSATVLAWLRSDSRRYHPFVAFRVGEILSLTTVDEWHHLKSKHNVADEATKWGSGPSFDPEGRWFQGPLFLSKSVESWPVSKGEIPPATEELRAVYTHHHSTFQPLIEVKRFSKWHRLLRSTAYVLRAIKRLKKQQLRPWISCDEYREAENLLWRQVQIECYADEYTSLHYNQQNPLANQMKPYKCSQLYQLTPYIDDVGVMRMNSRIWAAPNAPFQAKYPIILPNNHHLTSLLVNSYHCRFLHANNETVLNEMRQRFRIPSLRNLIRRVSKECPWCRVNKAAPRPPIMAPLPTVRLTSFVRPFTHSGVDYFGPILVKQGRSLVKRWVALFTCLSIRAIHLEIVHSLTTQSCVMAIRRFIARRGAPETFYSDNGTNFTERTTY; translated from the coding sequence ATGGTGTGGAGACCTGACTCTGACGATTTCACCTTTGAACCTTCTTTAAAGCCGGAAATTTTGAAGTTGATTGTAGATCGAACAATTCCGACGAAACGTCAGGTGCTACGAACAGTGATGTCGCTGTTTGATCCCCTTGGACTGATAGCACATTTCGTGGCTCAAGGGAAAATTCTTACGCAAGACATTTGGAGATCGGGTACAGACTGGGATGAACAAATTACCGAGCATCTATGGGAGAAATGGTCTAGGTGGAGTCAACTCATTTTAGAGTTAGATGCAGTAATGATTCCAAGGTGTTTCTTCAGAGGTGCTAATAGTGGAGCTCTCAACAGCGTTCAACTGCATGTGTTCGTCGACGCTAGTGAAGAAGCATACGCATGCGTAGCATACCTACGAATTGTCGATGGTGGCATAATAAGATGTGCACTTGTAGCGGCGAAGTCAAAGGTGGCCCCGCTTAAGCCTCCTTCCATTCCACGATTGGAGCTGCAGGCCGCGATGATAGGTAGTCGTTTGGCAGACAGTATCTGCAAACACATAAGTCTCCCCATCAGTCAACGCTTTCTCTGGCTTGATTCCGCAACGGTGTTGGCCTGGCTGCGTTCGGATAGTCGACGTTACCACCCGTTCGTGGCATTTCGAGTAGGGGAGATCCTAAGTCTAACCACCGTTGATGAATGGCACCATCTGAAGTCCAAGCACAACGTGGCAGATGAAGCAACCAAGTGGGGATCTGGTCCTAGCTTCGATCCAGAAGGGCGATGGTTTCAGGGACCACTATTTCTGAGTAAATCAGTTGAAAGCTGGCCAGTGAGCAAAGGAGAGATACCTCCAGCTACAGAAGAGCTCCGGGCTGTTTATACCCACCATCATTCGACGTTCCAACCACTTATCGAGGTGAAGCGTTTCTCTAAGTGGCACCGACTACTACGCTCCACCGCGTACGTACTAAGAGCAATCAAAAGGCTCAAAAAGCAGCAGCTTCGTCCTTGGATATCATGCGATGAGTATCGTGAAGCGGAAAACCTGCTTTGGCGTCAGGTACAAATAGAGTGCTATGCGGATGAATATACATCACTGCACTATAATCAGCAAAACCCCTTGGCGAATCAAATGAAACCGTACAAGTGCAGTCAACTGTACCAGCTAACACCGTACATAGACGATGTAGGAGTTATGAGAATGAACAGCCGAATATGGGCTGCACCAAACGCCCCATTCCAAGCTAAGTATCCAATCATTCTTCCAAACAATCACCATCTAACGTCCCTCCTCGTTAACAGCTACCACTGCCGCTTCCTACATGCGAATAACGAAACTGTACTCAATGAGATGCGACAGCGTTTTCGTATACCATCTCTACGAAACTTGATCAGACGAGTCTCCAAGGAATGTCCATGGTGTCGAGTCAACAAGGCGGCCCCACGGCCCCCGATCATGGCACCGCTTCCAACAGTGCGTCTAACATCATTCGTCCGTCCATTTACACATTCAGGAGTTGATTACTTCGGGCCAATCTTGGTGAAGCAAGGTCGCAGTCTTGTCAAGCGCTGGGTAGCATTATTCACCTGCCTTTCCATAAGAGCGATTCACTTGGAAATAGTGCATAGTCTCACAACTCAATCGTGCGTGATGGCTATCCGACGATTTATAGCGCGCCGAGGAGCACCAGAAACCTTTTATTCCGACAATGGCACCAATTTTACGGAGCGAACAACCTATTGA
- the LOC129774164 gene encoding uncharacterized protein LOC129774164: MQQLWVLPCGWDDPVPDNLQTKWKHYCQDLPKVSAFRVQRYAFLPRSKVQLHTFTDASEDAYGACVYARCENPKGNVRVELLAAKSRVAPLKRLSIARLELCAAVLGAHLYDHVKQALDLQIESSHFWTDSTVTLQWLKSPPNVWKTFVANRVAEVQHHTHGCQWRHVPGSENPADLVSRGTTVEGLLSSDYWYNGPHWLALPSREWPILTLPGVPDEELEIRQVVAAVQTQTTINPLFLRYSSFTRLLHIVGYCLRFISNSRAKIQARNSLQASPDTSHSISLTVEQVRIAKTRLTRLAQEDAFNDEIRELEKGKSISKKSTIRLLNPILDSERVLRVGGRLNLSQLPYHLLATIRQEFWPLDGRRLVRSIVRNCFRCTRFNPEPVEQQIGQLPAQRVVPGRPFEVIGVDYAGPVYLKPTHPRAPAMKAYICIFVCFTTKGVHIELASDLSTHTFLKALRRFISRRGSPSHLHSDNGKNFEGAKNELVELYRMLRSNSDQDKIRNACAEIGIQWHLTPPKAPHFGGLWEAAVKIAKRHLFRQLGSTRLSFEDMATVLTQIESIMNSRPLLSISDDPCDLSVLTPAHFLIGTSATALPDPDISTVPTNRLTHYQQLQMHVQQFWIRWRDEYLHELQRDSKHRSRNNEIIPGRMVVVVDEMQAPLRWPLARITGVHPGKDKIVRVVSLRTARGIITRPVTKICLLPFSDASTDTEGSPATSEQTADQTETNISCTNPEK; the protein is encoded by the coding sequence ATGCAACAACTCTGGGTGCTTCCGTGCGGATGGGACGATCCAGTACCGGACAACCTACAAACTAAATGGAAACATTATTGTCAAGACCTACCGAAagtgtctgcttttcgcgttcaACGCTACGCTTTTCTACCCAGATCTAAGGTGCAGCTGCACACATTCACAGATGCCTCCGAGGATGCATACGGAGCGTGCGTCTATGCACGATGCGAAAACCCCAAGGGAAATGTCCGAGTAGAACTACTAGCCGCGAAATCTAGAGTAGCCCCTCTGAAGCGTTTGAGTATCGCACGTCTGGAACTATGTGCTGCTGTTCTCGGTGCTCACCTTTACGACCACGTCAAGCAAGCCCTAGATCTGCAGATCGAGTCATCCCATTTTTGGACAGATTCCACGGTTACCCTTCAGTGGCTAAAATCACCACCAAACGTCTGGAAGACTTTCGTGGCCAACAGAGTGGCTGAAGTGCAACACCACACACACGGCTGCCAATGGCGCCACGTTCCGGGAAGTGAAAATCCAGCTGATTTGGTATCTCGAGGCACGACAGTTGAAGGACTTCTTAGCTCTGACTACTGGTACAACGGACCACACTGGTTAGCACTTCCGTCCCGAGAATGGCCCATACTCACTCTACCAGGTGTTCCCGACGAAGAACTGGAGATTCGTCAAGTCGTAGCAGCTGTGCAAACACAAACTACAATCAACCCGCTGTTCCTTCGCTACAGTTCTTTCACCCGTCTACTGCACATCGTCGGCTACTGTTTGCGCTTCATTTCCAACAGCAGAGCGAAGATTCAGGCGAGGAACAGCCTGCAAGCATCACCCGATACTTCCCACAGCATATCTCTAACCGTGGAACAAGTACGAATCGCAAAAACACGCCTCACTCGTTTAGCGCAAGAAGATGCTTTCAACGACGAAATTCGGGAACTCGAGAAGGGAAAATCCATTTCAAAAAAGTCAACCATTCGCTTATTAAATCCTATTCTAGATTCTGAGAGAGTTCTAAGGGTTGGAGGGAGATTAAACTTGTCCCAGTTGCCTTACCATCTACTGGCCACCATACGGCAAGAGTTCTGGCCTTTGGATGGCCGTCGGCTGGTTAGAAGCATTGTTCGCAATTGCTTCCGTTGCACTCGTTTCAATCCAGAGCCCGTAGAGCAACAAATAGGCCAGCTACCTGCCCAACGAGTAGTGCCAGGAAGACCGTTCGAAGTCATCGGAGTAGATTACGCCGGCCCGGTTTATCTCAAACCAACACACCCACGGGCGCCTGCGATGAAGGCGTACATCTGCATATTCGTATGCTTCACAACGAAGGGTGTCCATATTGAGCTTGCCAGCGACCTATCCACCCACACCTTTCTGAAGGCGTTGCGACGTTTCATCTCACGTCGTGGCAGTCCCTCTCATCTGCACTCAGACAATGGGAAAAACTTTGAGGGAGCCAAAAATGAGCTCGTTGAACTGTACCGGATGCTTCGCAGTAACTCCGACCAAGACAAAATTCGCAACGCTTGCGCCGAAATTGGCATACAATGGCATCTGACGCCCCCGAAAGCCCCACACTTCGGTGGGCTGTGGGAGGCGGCCGTGAAGATCGCCAAAAGGCACTTGTTTCGCCAGCTGGGGTCCACCAGACTATCGTTCGAGGATATGGCAACGGTGTTGACACAAATTGAATCAATAATGAATTCACGCCCGCTGCTTTCCATCTCTGACGATCCGTGCGACCTCAGCGTTTTAACGCCtgcacactttctcatcggCACTTCAGCGACAGCTTTGCCCGACCCAGACATCAGCACAGTCCCAACAAATCGGCTCACGCACTACCAACAGCTCCAGATGCACGTCCAACAATTCTGGATCCGTTGGCGTGATGAATATTTGCACGAACTCCAGCGGGATTCGAAACATCGCAGCCGAAACAACGAAATCATTCCGGGCCGGATGGTCGTCGTAGTGGATGAGATGCAGGCTCCTCTCAGGTGGCCTCTTGCGCGAATAACTGGAGTCCACCCAGGAAAAGACAAAATCGTCCGTGTCGTATCGCTTCGAACAGCGAGAGGAATCATCACTCGCCCCGTCACGAAAATCTGCTTGTTGCCGTTCTCCGATGCCAGCACCGACACAGAGGGAAGTCCAGCGACCAGTGAACAAACAGCAGACCAAACAGAAACGAATATTTCATGTACCAATcctgaaaaataa